AAAGAAGAGTTCTTTCACCATTTTTATTATTTCCTATTTGCAAAAAAGCTACACTATAAACTATTGCTAAAAATCCTAAAAAAATGATTGCCTTTTTTTTCATTTTATTTCCTCCCGCCCATGAATCTATTTAAAAGTATGGACAAGTAGAAAATATTTAATCGTTTTAAAAAATTTTTCAAAAAAAGAACGGCCAAAGCCGTTCTTATAAAATTGATATTTAACGATTTTTATTGTATTGACTGAGTTCAAGCCTTATAAGAGCCCTTCTTAAGGCACTTTCTGCCCGGGCAACGTTAATGTCTGCAGTTCTTTTTGCCAGTCTTTCTTCTGCTCTTCTTTTCGCTTCTTCCGCTCTACGTACATCAATTTCTTCCGGCCATTCTGCTGCATCGGTAAGAATGGTAACTTTATCCGGTTGTATTTCTGCAAATCCTCCAATTAAAGAAGCTTTTCTTTCGTTCCCATCTTGCTTGATGCGAATGGTCCCAATGGAAATAATCGCTGTCAGAGGCTGGTGATTGGGAAGTACACCGATATCGCCTTCTGTAGTTCGAAAGCTTACACGATCCACTTCTCCACTAAAAAAATTCTTTTCCGGTGTAATGATTTGAAGTTGCAGTTTCATACAATCACCTACAATGTTTTGGCTTTTTCTATAGCGTCATCAATGGTACCAACCATATGGAAAGCAGTTTCTGGAAGATCATCGTGCTTTCCTTCTATGATTTCTTTGAAGCCTCTTATGGTTTCTTTTAACGGAACATATCTTCCTGGCATTCCTGTAAAGGTTTCTGCCACAAAGAAAGGTTGTGACAAGAAACGTTGTACTTTTCTTGCACGGCTTACAATCAGCTTGTCTTCTTCGGATAATTCGTCCATTCCTAACATAGCTATGATATCTTGAAGTTCTTTGTATCTTTGAAGGATCGCTTGTACACCTCTGGCTACCTCATAATGTTCTTCACCTACAATAGCAGGATCTAATATTCTTGAAGTAGAATCCAGTGGGTCAACAGCAGGATAAATTCCCAATTCAACAATAGCACGGGAAAGTACAGTAGTCGCGTCAAGGTGAGCGAATGTTGTTGCCGGTGCCGGGTCTGTCAAGTCGTCGGCAGGCACATATACTGCCTGAACCGATGTAATGGAACCTCTTTTGGTTGATGTTATTCTTTCCTGAAGCGCCCCTACTTCTGTTGCAAGGGTAGGCTGATATCCTACAGCACTGGGCATACGGCCAAGAAGCGCTGATACTTCAGATCCCGCTTGAATGAAACGGAAAATATTATCAATGAATAAAAGTACGTCCTGACCACTTTTATCTCTAAAGTATTCTGCCATAGTAAGGCCCGTAAGCCCAACTCTCATTCTGGCTCCAGGAGGCTCGTTCATCTGTCCGAACACCATGGTTGTTTTATCTAATACTCCAGAGCCTGCCATTTCATGGTAGAGGTCATTTCCTTCCCTTGTTCTTTCACCAACGCCGGTAAATACGGAAACGCCTCCATGCTCTGTTGCAATATTTCTGATCAATTCTTGAATCAATACAGTTTTACCTACACCTGCTCCACCAAAAAGCCCTATCTTTCCACCTTTTGAATAGGGGCATAGAAGGTCTACAACTTTGATTCCTGTTTCCAGGATTTCAATTTCTGTAGATTGTTCTTCAAAATCTGGGGCAGGTCTATGAATGGACCATTTTTCCTCGGTTTCTGGAGTTGGCCTATTGTCAATAGCTTCTCCAACAACATTAAATATTCTTCCGAGGGTTTTTTCTCCTACAGGTACACAAATAGGGCTTCCTGTATCAACAGCTTCCATTCCCCGAGTCAAACCGTCTGTAGATGCCATAGCAACACATCTTACAACATCATCTCCCAGATGCTGCGCTACTTCTACGGTCAGCTTTTCTCCATCCTGCCTTGTAATAACAATCGCATTATTCAGCGCAGGAAGATGCTCGGGGGAAAACTTAATATCCAATACAGGCCCTATAATTTGTACAATTTTCCCTATATTTGCATCCGCCATGGATTTTTCACTCCTTCATTCTTATACTGCTTTATTTTAATGCTTCTGATCCACCTACAATTTCAGTTATTTCCTGAGTGATGCTTGCTTGTCTTGCTCTATTGTATTCCACCGTTAATCTTTCAATGATATCCATAGCATTTTCTGTTGCAGAGTCCATAGCAGTCATCCTTGCTCCCTGTTCGCTGGCAGCGGACTCAACCATAGCTCCATAAATCACGCTATTGATATACTTTGGAATAACATATTCTAAAACTCCCTCTGGTGAAGGTTCATAAATCATTACATCATCTTGTTCCTTTGATTCTTTGTCTGTTTTAAATTCTGAAACATCCACAGGCAATAACTTCTTTACTGTAGGTACTTGATGAATCATAGATTTAAAAGCAGTATAAACTAAATATACTTCATCGATTTCTTCTTTGTTATATAAATCCAGTACTGTTTCCCCTACTCTTGCAGCATAAGCATATTTAGGATTTTCTGAAATCCCTAGATAGGAATTACTAATACTATATTTTCGCCTGTTGAAGAAATCCCTTGATTTTTTCCCTATAGTAATCAATTTTACATTCTGCTTTTGTCCTATATGCTGCAGAGCAAGTTTACATACATTGGAATTGTATCCTCCAGCCAGTCCTCTGTCTGAAGCTATAACAATGTACATTGTATTCTTTACTTCTCTCTCTTTTATATAAGGATGGGTAATCCCCTTGCTTCCATGCACAACAGAAGAAATGGTTTTTTGCATTGTTATAAAAAACGGTCTGGTTTCTTCTACATTTCTTCTTGCTTTCTGCATCTTAGCAGTGGAAACAAGCTTCATTGCCTTTGTAATCTGGCTGGTGCTGTGAACACTTTTAATTCGTCTTTTTATTGTGCGTATGGAGGCCATTATGACACCCCTTTACTTTTCATTTTTAAACTTGGATTTAAACTCATTAATTGCTCCATCAATTCTCTTTTCTAAAGCTCCATCAATTTCTTTTCTTTCTTTGATCTCTTCTACGATATCAGAATAATTTGTATCGATAAATTCTAA
This is a stretch of genomic DNA from Defluviitalea raffinosedens. It encodes these proteins:
- the atpG gene encoding ATP synthase F1 subunit gamma; this translates as MASIRTIKRRIKSVHSTSQITKAMKLVSTAKMQKARRNVEETRPFFITMQKTISSVVHGSKGITHPYIKEREVKNTMYIVIASDRGLAGGYNSNVCKLALQHIGQKQNVKLITIGKKSRDFFNRRKYSISNSYLGISENPKYAYAARVGETVLDLYNKEEIDEVYLVYTAFKSMIHQVPTVKKLLPVDVSEFKTDKESKEQDDVMIYEPSPEGVLEYVIPKYINSVIYGAMVESAASEQGARMTAMDSATENAMDIIERLTVEYNRARQASITQEITEIVGGSEALK
- the atpD gene encoding F0F1 ATP synthase subunit beta yields the protein MADANIGKIVQIIGPVLDIKFSPEHLPALNNAIVITRQDGEKLTVEVAQHLGDDVVRCVAMASTDGLTRGMEAVDTGSPICVPVGEKTLGRIFNVVGEAIDNRPTPETEEKWSIHRPAPDFEEQSTEIEILETGIKVVDLLCPYSKGGKIGLFGGAGVGKTVLIQELIRNIATEHGGVSVFTGVGERTREGNDLYHEMAGSGVLDKTTMVFGQMNEPPGARMRVGLTGLTMAEYFRDKSGQDVLLFIDNIFRFIQAGSEVSALLGRMPSAVGYQPTLATEVGALQERITSTKRGSITSVQAVYVPADDLTDPAPATTFAHLDATTVLSRAIVELGIYPAVDPLDSTSRILDPAIVGEEHYEVARGVQAILQRYKELQDIIAMLGMDELSEEDKLIVSRARKVQRFLSQPFFVAETFTGMPGRYVPLKETIRGFKEIIEGKHDDLPETAFHMVGTIDDAIEKAKTL
- a CDS encoding F0F1 ATP synthase subunit epsilon, giving the protein MKLQLQIITPEKNFFSGEVDRVSFRTTEGDIGVLPNHQPLTAIISIGTIRIKQDGNERKASLIGGFAEIQPDKVTILTDAAEWPEEIDVRRAEEAKRRAEERLAKRTADINVARAESALRRALIRLELSQYNKNR